In Legionella spiritensis, the following proteins share a genomic window:
- a CDS encoding TrbC/VirB2 family protein translates to MNQINSIDYKKILLMGFVVLFLLFITQPALASSTGGGLPFDSWLTKIQKSITGPFAFSAAIIGLVAAGATLIFGGDMNGFMRTLIFFVLVLSFLVAAQNTMTAITGKGAEISKPEIEKANAEGRS, encoded by the coding sequence TTGCTGATGGGGTTTGTCGTCTTATTTTTACTTTTTATCACTCAGCCGGCATTAGCTTCATCAACCGGTGGCGGCCTACCATTTGATTCCTGGCTGACGAAAATTCAGAAATCTATTACAGGTCCTTTTGCTTTTAGTGCTGCCATCATCGGATTAGTTGCTGCTGGTGCAACTTTGATTTTTGGTGGGGATATGAATGGTTTTATGAGAACCCTCATTTTCTTCGTGCTGGTCCTTTCATTTTTAGTAGCTGCTCAAAACACCATGACCGCCATCACCGGCAAGGGTGCTGAAATCTCAAAGCCCGAGATTGAAAAGGCGAATGCGGAGGGTAGGTCATGA